A genomic stretch from Deltaproteobacteria bacterium includes:
- a CDS encoding sigma-54-dependent Fis family transcriptional regulator — MPEEKVLIIEDDQSMRWVLEKSLTKEGYLVETASGGIDGLSIARRHNPDLVILDILIPDMDGLTVLKRIKESKPSLPVLIITAQNIMSNAIEAMRHGAFDYLPKPFDIPVLLEYVARGLALAKGEGTPAGATQPLPEKEDMIGRSPIMEDLFKAMGRVAATEATVLILGESGSGKELVARAIHRFSGRSGGPFIAVNASAIPGELLESVLFGHEKGAFTGATETRKGKFELAKGGTLFLDEIGDMPMNLQAKILRVLENREFERVGGHRSITANVRTISATHRDLREAVSKGEFREDLYYRLNVVSLHVPPLRERREDIPVLSEHFLRVFAEESGHPPKRLSKDARALLIGYPWPGNVRELMNTIRRASVLTQGQVIQTEDLELDGIEKDGDGENSFEEVLRARIGEIVSTWSNLEEGDLYDQLLTRMEKPLFELTLEASGGNQFRAARILGINRNTLRERLRKYGLLGKRGKKRKGDS, encoded by the coding sequence ATGCCGGAGGAAAAGGTACTCATCATCGAGGACGACCAGAGCATGCGATGGGTTCTGGAAAAGTCCCTTACCAAGGAAGGGTACCTGGTCGAAACGGCCTCCGGGGGCATTGATGGGCTCTCCATCGCCCGGCGACATAATCCCGATCTGGTGATTCTGGACATCCTCATACCCGACATGGACGGCCTCACGGTTTTAAAGAGGATAAAAGAATCAAAACCATCACTGCCCGTCCTGATCATCACAGCGCAGAACATCATGAGTAACGCCATTGAGGCCATGCGTCATGGGGCTTTTGATTATCTTCCCAAACCTTTCGATATCCCCGTCCTCCTGGAATACGTCGCACGCGGGCTGGCGCTGGCAAAGGGTGAGGGTACGCCGGCAGGGGCCACCCAGCCACTTCCGGAAAAGGAGGACATGATCGGCCGCTCCCCTATTATGGAGGATCTTTTTAAAGCCATGGGGCGCGTCGCCGCAACCGAAGCCACCGTTCTTATCCTGGGCGAAAGCGGTTCTGGAAAGGAACTGGTGGCCCGGGCCATTCACCGCTTCAGCGGTCGTTCAGGAGGGCCCTTTATCGCCGTCAACGCCTCGGCCATCCCCGGGGAACTTCTCGAGAGCGTTCTCTTCGGGCATGAGAAGGGCGCTTTCACCGGAGCCACGGAAACGCGCAAAGGAAAGTTTGAACTGGCGAAGGGAGGTACCCTCTTCCTTGATGAGATAGGTGATATGCCCATGAACCTCCAGGCAAAGATCCTTCGCGTTCTGGAAAACAGGGAGTTCGAACGGGTTGGGGGCCACCGAAGCATAACCGCCAACGTGAGGACCATCTCGGCTACCCACCGGGACTTGAGAGAGGCTGTGTCCAAGGGGGAGTTTCGCGAGGACCTGTATTACCGGCTCAACGTCGTCTCCCTTCATGTTCCCCCGTTGAGGGAAAGGAGGGAGGATATCCCTGTCCTGTCGGAGCATTTCCTGAGGGTCTTCGCGGAGGAAAGCGGGCATCCCCCAAAGCGCCTGTCCAAGGACGCACGTGCCCTGCTTATCGGATATCCATGGCCTGGAAACGTCCGAGAGCTGATGAACACCATCAGAAGGGCTTCCGTACTGACCCAGGGACAGGTTATCCAGACTGAGGACCTGGAACTGGATGGGATTGAAAAGGACGGTGACGGGGAGAATTCCTTCGAGGAGGTCCTTCGCGCGCGGATAGGGGAGATCGTCTCTACGTGGAGCAACCTCGAGGAGGGGGACCTTTACGACCAGCTCCTTACACGGATGGAAAAGCCCCTTTTCGAACTGACACTGGAGGCCTCCGGGGGCAACCAGTTCAGGGCGGCCAGGATATTGGGGATTAACCGGAACACTCTGCGGGAAAGGCTCAGGAAGTACGGCCTCCTGGGAAAACGTGGGAAAAAGCGGAAGGGGGACAGTTAA
- a CDS encoding PAS domain-containing protein: MTLERYIIPSLSEGLFIFDTKGVLVRLNPSGERFVGRSEKYLFGRSAKEVFPGNTELCDLIAGVLKEGRPVTNRGVKLVSLEEHRFQLSVSLSPLQEPDGKVLGVVLLASDETLLSELSRSFRRADHLATIGSLNLGMAHEVKNPLGGIKGATQLLRSELGDDSPLLENCDIILREVERIDTLLENLLAAAPRKNAPLNLLNIHEVLDDVLRLIRRWEDAAHTTFTRDFDPSLPHILGNRGGLVQVFLNLIKNSVEASGGDGIITIRTLAPVAGTNNAAAGRRGGVLEVDILDHGPGFDPSIEDFAAPFFTTKPKGVGLGLAISEQIIQNHGGNLLLANMAGGGARVRVILPLPNSERNS, translated from the coding sequence ATGACCCTTGAACGCTACATCATACCCAGCCTCTCCGAGGGACTGTTCATCTTCGATACTAAAGGGGTTCTTGTCCGCCTCAACCCTTCCGGAGAAAGGTTCGTTGGACGCTCGGAAAAATACCTCTTTGGCCGATCGGCCAAAGAGGTATTTCCAGGGAACACCGAGCTGTGCGACCTTATCGCCGGCGTTTTGAAGGAGGGCAGACCCGTAACGAACAGGGGGGTTAAGCTCGTTTCTCTTGAAGAGCACCGCTTTCAACTTTCCGTCAGCCTTTCCCCCCTCCAGGAACCGGATGGAAAGGTACTGGGAGTCGTCCTTCTGGCCAGTGATGAAACTCTGCTCAGCGAGCTTTCCCGCTCGTTTCGCAGGGCGGACCACCTGGCAACCATCGGCAGCCTCAACCTGGGAATGGCCCATGAGGTCAAGAATCCCCTAGGCGGGATCAAGGGCGCAACCCAGCTTCTACGATCCGAACTGGGGGATGACAGTCCACTCCTGGAAAACTGCGATATCATTCTTCGCGAGGTTGAGAGGATCGACACGCTTCTCGAAAACCTGCTCGCCGCCGCCCCCAGAAAAAACGCTCCCTTAAATCTTCTGAACATCCACGAGGTCCTTGACGATGTTCTTCGCCTCATCAGGCGGTGGGAAGACGCGGCCCATACAACATTTACGAGGGACTTCGATCCGAGTCTTCCCCATATACTTGGAAACAGGGGCGGCCTGGTCCAGGTTTTTCTTAACCTCATCAAAAATTCGGTGGAAGCCTCTGGTGGAGATGGAATAATTACCATCAGGACTCTGGCACCGGTTGCAGGGACAAACAACGCCGCCGCCGGCCGCCGCGGCGGCGTTCTGGAGGTTGATATCCTGGACCATGGACCGGGCTTTGATCCCTCCATTGAAGATTTCGCGGCTCCCTTCTTCACCACCAAACCAAAAGGCGTCGGCCTCGGTCTTGCCATAAGCGAACAGATCATTCAGAATCACGGGGGAAATCTCCTGCTTGCAAATATGGCCGGAGGTGGTGCACGGGTAAGGGTTATCCTGCCCCTTCCCAATAGTGAAAGGAACAGTTGA
- the dusB gene encoding tRNA dihydrouridine synthase DusB — protein MLRRAELNSSPLPCPVGATPLFLAPMAGISNGPFRRVCREGGAGLVFTEMISARAFRFGSRRTKEMGVFHPDEHPVAAQIFGREPEEMALAAQYLAEAGAGIIDINMGCPVKKILKSGSGVQLMREPDRAGAIARAVVARVDVPVTAKIRLGWSAMEENYISIARILESEGLSAITLHPRTRVQGYAGDAQWKHIAYLKEAITIPVIGSGDVRTSENAIAMFQTTGCDAVMIGRGAFGKPWIFGEIKSSLEGHPEEADVHFRRRLISTHIDLIIREMPGQRSTVHLRKHLGWYSKGIPGGSDFRREINGLDDPDDIVDLAVEFLGLRQVQC, from the coding sequence ATGCTCCGAAGAGCTGAACTGAACAGCTCCCCCCTCCCCTGCCCTGTTGGGGCAACGCCCCTGTTTCTCGCGCCCATGGCAGGGATTTCCAACGGGCCTTTTCGGCGTGTCTGCCGAGAAGGAGGGGCCGGGCTGGTCTTTACGGAAATGATAAGCGCCAGGGCGTTTAGATTCGGGTCCCGCAGAACGAAGGAAATGGGCGTTTTCCACCCGGACGAACATCCTGTGGCGGCCCAGATCTTCGGGAGGGAGCCGGAAGAGATGGCCCTGGCGGCTCAATACCTGGCCGAGGCCGGAGCCGGCATTATAGACATCAACATGGGCTGCCCCGTCAAAAAGATCCTGAAGAGCGGAAGCGGGGTTCAGCTCATGAGGGAACCCGACCGCGCCGGCGCCATCGCCCGGGCGGTTGTCGCCAGGGTGGATGTACCTGTGACAGCCAAGATACGTCTGGGGTGGTCGGCCATGGAGGAGAACTACATATCCATCGCCCGCATCCTGGAATCCGAGGGGCTGTCGGCCATTACCCTGCATCCTCGCACAAGGGTCCAGGGCTATGCCGGCGATGCCCAATGGAAGCACATCGCCTATTTGAAGGAAGCTATCACCATCCCCGTCATCGGAAGCGGCGATGTCAGAACAAGCGAGAACGCCATTGCCATGTTCCAGACCACGGGATGCGACGCCGTCATGATAGGCAGGGGGGCTTTTGGGAAGCCCTGGATCTTCGGGGAAATAAAGTCCAGTCTTGAAGGGCATCCGGAGGAAGCCGATGTCCACTTCAGGCGACGGCTCATATCAACACACATTGACCTTATAATAAGAGAGATGCCGGGCCAAAGAAGCACGGTACATCTGCGAAAGCATCTCGGTTGGTACAGCAAAGGGATTCCAGGCGGATCCGATTTTCGGAGGGAGATAAACGGCCTGGATGACCCCGACGATATTGTTGACCTGGCGGTGGAGTTCCTGGGGCTTCGACAGGTTCAATGCTGA
- the radA gene encoding DNA repair protein RadA yields MAAPKTIFACQECGATSPKWFGRCPDCGTWGSVAEQPHRPVEKRNILSPAAEPVPISRIPEDAVERLSTGSAELDRVLGGGIVPGSAILLGGDPGIGKSTLLLQTMSALSGNGKKVLYATAEESAKQIGIRARRVSAESDNLLVLAENSFPSVLEAIRSTAPDAVVLDSVQTLYHPDIPSSAGSITQVREIASQAVTLAKSQEIAVWIVGHVTKDGAIAGPRVLEHLVDTVLYFEGDASHSFRILRAVKNRFGSTNEIALLEMTGQGLVEVADPSSLFLPSPGRHSSGSAAVMGIEGTRPIMVEIQALTAPSPFANPRRTVTGADMSRVLLILAVLERKAGIQTGGLDVFVNVAGGLRLTEPAADLGIALAMVSSMRERSIRPRTGVSGELGLAGEVRPVPRLEGRLREAARLGMERAIVSSSGLDHLPRVDGIEIIPVRNIEDALDTAFD; encoded by the coding sequence ATGGCCGCACCCAAAACCATTTTCGCCTGCCAGGAGTGCGGTGCCACCAGCCCGAAGTGGTTCGGTCGGTGCCCGGATTGCGGTACATGGGGATCGGTTGCGGAACAACCCCACCGGCCTGTTGAAAAAAGAAATATCCTTTCCCCCGCGGCTGAACCTGTCCCGATTTCCCGGATTCCCGAGGATGCTGTCGAACGGCTTTCCACCGGTTCGGCCGAACTCGACCGGGTCCTTGGCGGAGGGATCGTGCCCGGATCGGCCATTCTCCTGGGCGGGGACCCGGGCATCGGCAAGTCGACTCTGCTTCTCCAGACAATGTCCGCCCTTTCAGGGAACGGGAAAAAGGTCCTTTACGCCACCGCCGAGGAATCCGCAAAGCAGATCGGGATTCGGGCCAGGAGAGTCAGCGCCGAATCGGACAATCTTCTTGTCCTGGCTGAAAACAGTTTTCCATCCGTACTGGAAGCGATCCGTTCCACCGCCCCGGACGCCGTCGTTCTCGATTCAGTCCAGACTCTATACCATCCGGATATCCCCTCCTCGGCGGGCAGCATTACCCAGGTCCGGGAAATCGCATCTCAGGCCGTCACCCTTGCCAAGTCCCAGGAAATAGCCGTCTGGATCGTGGGCCACGTAACCAAAGACGGGGCCATCGCCGGGCCAAGGGTTCTCGAACACCTTGTTGACACGGTACTGTATTTCGAGGGCGACGCATCCCACAGCTTCCGCATCCTGAGGGCGGTCAAAAACCGGTTCGGCTCTACCAACGAAATAGCCCTGCTGGAAATGACGGGGCAGGGCCTCGTGGAGGTTGCGGATCCGTCGAGTCTGTTCCTCCCATCTCCCGGACGTCACTCATCCGGTTCCGCCGCTGTCATGGGAATCGAGGGTACGCGGCCCATCATGGTCGAGATCCAGGCATTGACCGCCCCATCCCCATTCGCCAACCCCCGCCGCACCGTAACCGGGGCCGACATGTCTAGGGTTCTTCTGATTCTCGCCGTCCTGGAGAGGAAAGCGGGGATACAGACGGGCGGCCTGGACGTGTTCGTCAACGTCGCCGGAGGCCTGAGACTCACCGAACCCGCCGCTGATCTGGGAATCGCCCTTGCCATGGTATCCAGCATGCGGGAACGGTCCATCCGCCCAAGGACAGGAGTTTCCGGTGAACTCGGACTGGCCGGCGAGGTAAGGCCGGTCCCGCGCCTGGAAGGACGCCTCCGGGAAGCCGCAAGGCTCGGCATGGAAAGAGCAATTGTATCCTCCTCCGGCCTGGACCACCTTCCCAGGGTCGACGGAATAGAGATCATACCTGTCCGGAACATCGAGGACGCCCTTGACACGGCTTTCGACTAG
- a CDS encoding MCE family protein: MAKFSAEARLGIFVIVGFAIFVWGTMKVTQLGEKNGYELTAVFHDASGLEINAPVRMVGVNVGRVKNIDIVERQAQVTMVIEERFSVDRDASLSIKNQGILGDKYIQIEPGTAKDYYRPGETVVRTKSSVDMDKLFQSLESAGRDLSGLLSSLRKVIASDEGEKSLSQILKNTRDLSGNLNRMVSENQGKVKRILSNVESLSKNLDAIASENREEFRTAISNIRQVSESLRDDLPTLTSKLGNASDEVTGIISENRENIKSTIERIQRDSEILENTLKSVRTIAQRIESGQGTLGKLINEKAVYNNLNETLAGVNKAIQKKDSIKLKWDFYGSYFEKTDEFKGYAGLDIIPGKNKFYRLELVDDSEGKRTWKDTTTTTTTGGGTTVTQTSQVKAEDTFKLSVEYGRRYNDTALRIGYIESAFGVGVDQFALDDNLRLTFDAYDFSREENPHLTVYMAYRFLDYFHVNLGVDDIVNSVRNPSLLLGLGLTFRDDDIKYVLGSAGIP, from the coding sequence ATGGCAAAATTCAGCGCTGAAGCCCGCCTGGGAATCTTCGTAATCGTCGGCTTTGCCATCTTCGTTTGGGGCACCATGAAGGTGACCCAACTCGGGGAAAAAAACGGCTATGAGCTGACGGCCGTCTTCCACGACGCAAGCGGCCTTGAAATCAATGCGCCGGTGAGGATGGTGGGGGTTAACGTGGGCAGGGTGAAGAACATAGATATTGTTGAGCGCCAGGCCCAGGTCACCATGGTCATCGAAGAGCGGTTCAGCGTGGATCGTGACGCCTCCCTGTCCATCAAGAACCAGGGGATTCTGGGCGACAAGTACATACAGATCGAGCCCGGGACCGCGAAGGACTATTATCGTCCCGGCGAGACGGTGGTGCGTACCAAATCGTCCGTTGACATGGACAAGCTGTTTCAATCACTGGAATCCGCCGGGCGGGACCTGTCCGGTCTCCTCAGCAGCCTGCGAAAGGTTATAGCCTCCGATGAGGGGGAAAAGTCCCTCTCCCAGATCCTGAAAAACACCAGAGACCTTTCCGGCAACCTCAATCGTATGGTTTCCGAAAACCAGGGCAAGGTGAAACGGATCCTCTCTAACGTTGAAAGTCTTTCGAAAAACCTGGACGCCATCGCATCGGAAAACAGGGAGGAGTTCAGGACGGCCATCTCCAATATCCGCCAGGTATCGGAGAGCCTCAGGGATGATCTGCCCACCCTTACATCAAAACTTGGAAATGCCTCCGACGAGGTTACCGGGATCATCTCCGAAAACCGGGAGAATATCAAATCCACCATCGAACGCATTCAGCGGGACTCGGAAATCCTTGAAAATACCCTGAAATCCGTCAGGACCATCGCACAACGTATAGAGTCGGGACAGGGAACCTTGGGCAAACTCATCAACGAGAAAGCAGTATACAACAATCTCAACGAGACCCTTGCGGGGGTTAACAAGGCCATCCAGAAGAAGGATTCAATCAAATTGAAGTGGGACTTTTACGGGAGCTACTTCGAAAAAACCGATGAGTTCAAAGGTTACGCTGGCCTGGACATCATTCCCGGAAAAAACAAATTCTACCGCCTCGAACTGGTGGATGATTCGGAGGGAAAACGGACATGGAAGGACACCACGACCACTACCACCACGGGAGGGGGAACCACCGTCACCCAAACCAGCCAGGTCAAAGCCGAGGACACATTTAAACTTTCGGTGGAGTACGGCAGGCGGTATAACGACACGGCGCTTCGTATCGGATACATCGAGTCTGCCTTCGGGGTCGGTGTGGATCAGTTTGCCCTGGACGACAACCTTCGCCTCACGTTCGACGCCTACGATTTCAGCCGTGAGGAAAATCCTCACCTGACCGTCTACATGGCCTACCGATTTCTGGACTACTTCCATGTCAACCTCGGTGTGGACGATATTGTCAACAGTGTGCGTAACCCATCCCTTTTGTTGGGGCTTGGTCTCACCTTCAGGGACGATGACATCAAGTATGTTCTTGGCAGCGCGGGAATCCCCTGA
- a CDS encoding ABC transporter ATP-binding protein → MNARPKIKVRGLVKSFGEKLVLDGAGLDVMKGESLVVIGGSGVGKSVLIKCIIGILKPDAGEIEVDGVSIIGQPPEEMDRMRRKFGMLFQGAALFDSLRVWENVGFALIQQSGLKEREIRRIVEEKLGKVGLSDILDLFPAELSGGMRKRVGLARAIATEPEILLYDEPTTGLDPIMAATINDLIVQLREDLGITSISITHDMTSAYKIADRIAMLYKGKIIESGTPEEIRTTGNPYVQQFINGRAQGPITEELEN, encoded by the coding sequence ATGAACGCACGGCCGAAGATAAAGGTCAGGGGCCTGGTAAAATCGTTTGGGGAAAAGCTCGTCCTCGACGGCGCCGGCCTGGACGTCATGAAGGGCGAAAGCCTGGTGGTAATCGGCGGAAGCGGGGTGGGCAAAAGTGTCTTGATCAAGTGCATCATCGGGATTCTGAAACCCGATGCGGGGGAAATTGAGGTTGACGGTGTCTCTATCATCGGTCAACCTCCCGAAGAGATGGACCGGATGAGAAGGAAGTTCGGGATGCTGTTTCAGGGAGCGGCTCTCTTCGATTCCCTCAGGGTCTGGGAGAATGTCGGGTTTGCCCTGATCCAGCAGTCGGGCCTCAAGGAGAGGGAGATCCGGCGGATCGTCGAGGAGAAGCTCGGCAAGGTGGGCCTTTCCGACATTCTTGATCTCTTTCCGGCCGAGCTGTCCGGCGGCATGCGCAAAAGGGTGGGACTCGCCAGGGCCATTGCGACGGAACCCGAGATCCTCCTCTACGACGAGCCCACAACAGGTCTGGACCCCATTATGGCGGCCACCATCAATGACCTCATCGTCCAGCTCAGGGAGGACCTGGGAATTACTTCAATATCCATTACCCACGACATGACCAGCGCATACAAGATTGCCGACCGCATCGCCATGTTGTACAAAGGAAAGATTATAGAGAGTGGAACGCCGGAGGAGATCCGGACAACCGGCAACCCCTACGTTCAACAGTTCATCAACGGCAGAGCGCAGGGGCCCATAACCGAGGAACTGGAAAATTGA
- a CDS encoding ABC transporter permease → MRLASPFEWIGELSLTYLEEIGDGFLLLVRVVRGVFHRPVPFRLTIQQMEEVGVRSLPVVLITGLFTGAVLALQTFSGFKRFGAEGLVGTVVALSMTRELGPVLASIMVAGRVGSAMAAELGTMKVTEQIDALVTLATDPVRYLVVPRFIAAMIMLPFLVVFADLIGIIGGYLVSVTILGTSSAIYVNRTLQYLEFSDITAGLFKASIFGMIIALVGCHMGFHASGGAEGVGRATTRAVVGASILILIFNYFLTAFMF, encoded by the coding sequence ATGAGACTTGCCTCCCCCTTCGAATGGATCGGTGAACTGAGCCTTACATATCTGGAGGAAATAGGGGACGGCTTTCTTCTGCTCGTGAGGGTCGTCCGCGGCGTCTTCCATCGGCCGGTTCCCTTTCGTCTGACAATCCAGCAGATGGAGGAGGTGGGGGTCAGGTCCCTTCCCGTTGTCCTGATTACGGGTCTTTTCACCGGAGCTGTTCTGGCCCTCCAGACCTTCAGTGGATTCAAGAGGTTCGGCGCGGAGGGCCTGGTAGGAACCGTGGTCGCCCTGTCAATGACACGCGAACTGGGACCCGTGCTGGCAAGCATAATGGTGGCAGGCCGCGTCGGCTCGGCAATGGCGGCGGAACTGGGAACAATGAAGGTGACGGAGCAGATCGACGCCCTCGTCACCCTGGCCACAGATCCGGTCCGCTACCTGGTCGTGCCCCGCTTCATCGCGGCAATGATCATGCTCCCTTTTCTCGTGGTGTTCGCCGACCTGATAGGCATCATTGGAGGCTACCTGGTCTCCGTGACCATTCTCGGGACCAGCAGCGCCATCTACGTCAACCGGACCCTCCAATACCTGGAATTTTCAGACATAACAGCCGGTCTCTTTAAAGCCTCCATCTTTGGGATGATCATCGCGCTGGTGGGATGTCACATGGGGTTTCATGCCAGCGGAGGCGCGGAGGGAGTGGGAAGGGCCACTACCAGAGCCGTGGTGGGGGCATCCATCCTCATCCTTATCTTCAACTATTTTCTCACGGCTTTCATGTTCTGA
- the alr gene encoding alanine racemase codes for MSHSKPPTHENTACWVEVDLSALRRNFRLVRRRIPPDTPVISIIKANAYGHGAVPVARALVEEGASILGVANVEEARELRVAGISGRVMVMGRTIEADLEKAVRWNVELTIPHTRLAEKLSEIAVGRGRRMKVHLKVDTGMSRLGVPWHDALQEATAIRGLPALEMVGVYTHFANADLADTEMTRIQIERFEEVRNSLRKSGFPGNLYHLANSAAVLTSRYPEGTGVRPGIMLYGAAPSPDTATGELSPILTWKCRVIQVKDIPPGTGISYGHDFITSRDSRIATIAVGYADGYPRSLTNCGQVLLGGKRVPVVGRVTMDMTMVDITGIDGIFPGDEAVVIGQQGDVSVTAEEIADLCHTINYEIFCGISSRVPRFYHDEGLKGT; via the coding sequence ATGTCGCATTCGAAACCGCCGACACATGAAAACACCGCCTGCTGGGTTGAAGTTGACCTGTCCGCCCTGCGCCGTAATTTCAGGCTTGTCCGCCGCCGAATTCCTCCCGACACACCCGTAATATCCATTATCAAGGCCAATGCCTACGGCCATGGGGCGGTACCCGTCGCCAGGGCGCTTGTCGAGGAAGGCGCGTCGATCCTGGGAGTGGCCAACGTGGAAGAGGCCCGGGAGCTGCGCGTGGCGGGTATTTCCGGCCGGGTGATGGTCATGGGAAGAACTATTGAGGCCGACCTGGAAAAAGCAGTCAGGTGGAACGTGGAGTTGACCATCCCACACACCCGGCTTGCTGAAAAGCTGTCTGAAATAGCCGTCGGCCGGGGCCGCAGGATGAAGGTCCACCTGAAGGTGGACACCGGCATGTCCCGGCTGGGCGTTCCATGGCATGACGCACTGCAGGAGGCAACCGCCATTCGGGGCCTGCCGGCCCTGGAAATGGTGGGCGTTTACACCCATTTTGCAAATGCGGACCTCGCCGACACCGAGATGACCAGGATCCAGATCGAAAGGTTCGAGGAGGTCCGGAACAGTCTTCGGAAATCCGGGTTCCCGGGAAACCTCTACCACCTGGCCAATTCAGCCGCTGTCCTTACCTCCAGATACCCCGAAGGCACCGGCGTAAGGCCTGGAATCATGCTGTACGGGGCAGCGCCTTCCCCTGACACCGCCACCGGCGAACTGTCACCCATCCTGACGTGGAAGTGCCGTGTCATACAGGTCAAGGACATCCCTCCCGGGACAGGGATCAGCTACGGACATGATTTCATCACCTCCCGGGACAGCCGGATCGCCACCATCGCCGTTGGATACGCCGACGGATATCCAAGATCCCTTACCAACTGCGGACAGGTTCTCCTTGGAGGAAAACGCGTCCCGGTGGTGGGGCGGGTGACCATGGACATGACCATGGTGGACATTACCGGGATCGACGGTATTTTTCCGGGTGACGAGGCGGTGGTGATAGGGCAACAGGGGGATGTGTCCGTAACAGCTGAGGAAATCGCAGATCTTTGTCATACCATCAACTACGAAATATTCTGCGGCATTTCCAGCCGGGTCCCGAGGTTCTATCACGACGAAGGATTAAAAGGCACGTAG
- the dnaB gene encoding replicative DNA helicase has protein sequence MPDHVDPRKVPPQNLEAERAVLGAILLDNEVIFTVLEVLDPNAFYQEGHRTIFSSMLSLNERGQPIDLVTLTNRLRSDGLLERAGGAAYIPSLAEAVPTSAGAAHYANIVKEKAILRALITTSSEIVEECFDSPGDVDEIIDEAERRIFQISDRRIGATFFSIKEIVKSSFRTIEGLYARKEHVTGVPTGFKDIDDLTSGLQSSDLIIVAGRPSMGKTAFALNIAQNAACAGKLNVAIFSLEMAREQLVTRMLCSEARIDAHRLRSGYLGDTDWPKLTRAAGLLSDASIFIDDTPALSAMEMRAKTRRMKADKGLDLVIVDYLQLMRGRGRIDNREQEISEISRSLKALAKELALPVVALSQLNRAVENRQDKRPMLADLRESGAIEQDADVIFFIYRDEFYDKNSADKGTAEIIIGKQRNGPVGTRKLAWLDKYTRFEDFTNRETF, from the coding sequence ATGCCTGACCACGTTGATCCAAGGAAAGTCCCCCCTCAGAACCTGGAGGCGGAAAGAGCCGTCCTCGGCGCTATTCTTCTGGACAACGAGGTCATTTTCACGGTTTTGGAGGTCCTTGATCCCAACGCCTTCTACCAGGAGGGCCATCGAACCATCTTTTCCTCCATGCTCAGCCTCAATGAGCGTGGCCAACCCATCGACCTTGTAACCCTCACCAACCGATTGAGATCAGACGGTCTCCTGGAACGGGCGGGTGGAGCGGCCTATATCCCTTCCCTGGCCGAGGCCGTGCCCACATCCGCCGGGGCCGCCCACTATGCAAATATCGTCAAGGAAAAGGCCATCCTCCGGGCTCTTATCACCACTTCCTCCGAGATTGTCGAGGAATGCTTCGATTCCCCCGGCGATGTCGATGAAATCATTGATGAAGCTGAACGCCGTATCTTCCAGATATCCGACAGGAGGATCGGCGCCACGTTTTTCTCCATCAAGGAGATCGTCAAAAGCAGTTTCAGAACCATTGAGGGCCTTTACGCCCGCAAGGAACATGTCACCGGAGTCCCTACCGGGTTTAAAGATATCGACGATCTGACATCCGGGCTGCAGTCTTCCGACCTGATTATCGTAGCTGGTCGCCCCTCCATGGGCAAGACCGCCTTCGCCCTCAATATCGCACAGAACGCCGCGTGTGCCGGCAAACTCAACGTGGCCATCTTCAGCCTGGAGATGGCCAGGGAACAGCTCGTAACGAGGATGCTGTGCTCGGAAGCACGCATAGATGCTCACCGTCTGCGGAGTGGGTATCTTGGGGATACCGACTGGCCCAAGCTGACGCGGGCCGCGGGCCTGCTGTCGGACGCCTCCATTTTCATAGACGATACCCCAGCTCTCAGCGCCATGGAGATGCGGGCGAAGACGCGGCGGATGAAAGCGGACAAGGGGCTGGATCTGGTCATCGTTGACTATCTACAGCTGATGCGCGGCAGAGGGAGAATCGACAACAGAGAACAGGAGATCTCCGAAATCAGCCGTTCGCTCAAGGCCCTTGCCAAGGAGTTGGCCCTTCCCGTTGTCGCCCTTTCCCAGCTAAACAGAGCGGTGGAGAACCGGCAGGATAAGAGGCCCATGCTGGCTGACCTGAGGGAATCGGGCGCCATCGAACAGGATGCCGACGTTATCTTCTTTATCTACCGGGATGAATTCTACGACAAGAATTCGGCGGACAAGGGCACCGCTGAAATCATCATCGGCAAACAGCGGAACGGCCCCGTGGGCACCCGAAAGCTGGCCTGGCTCGACAAGTACACCCGATTCGAGGACTTCACTAACCGCGAGACTTTCTAA